From one Lotus japonicus ecotype B-129 chromosome 3, LjGifu_v1.2 genomic stretch:
- the LOC130746234 gene encoding uncharacterized protein LOC130746234, whose translation MEDSAKLRLVRCPNCQNLLPELADYSVYKCGGCGAVLRAGLNGYGNGSLWEISDEGQGGGGLAKSGKSLGKGVVDLSDNSDIDVKSNGGSSGKQNNGHVRILNHFEDGDEEGVLENGFDVNRNQDRWGKSLGKEQQEHNSRMGGSKFSVRRSERREVEEFWRKPSADMEGVRFSNLNYPDEGTSNGYSSSSYKYGEQWRDYKDMDGVSKVQHLEQDRADLLRKLEELSMHLNKSSEMVNKPKEKVLPDGKVVPPGPYNGPDAWFRDGPSGLNRTSRQFIDPNKHMANSPDFNYYHDPYAYNTNGHERAMFDFHPSIPNPSFIPGYGDPFMSPMMRGPHPLPHQFRQQPIHPYFPGHYADGPDSYGPYAHRAMPHPHSCSCFHCYENKRRGSVPAPPAGVINSRFARGTNDPMVYHHEIPGAVGPQIHNSRTSIPAVGFQEKQLHTRRPGDFNSEMGGFVRNSPRKVMPASRRPCHPIAGGSPFITCYNCFELLQLPKKALVMGKNHQQKVKCGACSTEINFSVINKKLVVSFHPEMEETATRIDDSSIEVVNSCVSHSHGHVNASGVNFSSDDYSGYDFHSVDRESPVLAADPSLSSSKSQEMQKFHSSSHSTSEDVNSPEVLIAPGEVTKSVHQPIEASLSPSPPGSPLQENVDCSSNIYHAVNRFGKGNRSSRLDQEKAKIEKNTSRQNSLKQVVLASEMDVHDYSNIGVSQVSRDASQEHDHNKGGESFFANIIKKGFWDFSQSNKIDDPEKCNVTVNGRPISDHAIKKAEKLAGPIQPGNYWYDFRAGFWGVMGEPCLGIIPSHIEEFNYPMPDKCAAGNTGVFVNGRELHKKDLDLLSRRGLPNNRDRSYIIEISGRVLDEDTGEELDSLGKLAPTVEKAKKGFGMRVPKAAA comes from the exons ATGGAGGACTCAGCCAAGCTCCGATTGGTGCGGTGCCCCAATTGTCAAAACCTCCTTCCTGAGCTTGCTGATTACTCTGTTTACAaatgtggtggttgtggtgctgTTCTTAGAG CGGGGCTTAATGGTTATGGAAATGGTAGCTTGTGGGAGATTTCAGATGAGGGACAGGGTGGAGGAGGTCTTGCTAAATCAGGAAAATCCTTGGGGAAAGGGGTAGTTGATTTGAGTGATAATTCAGATATTGATGTTAAGTCAAATGGTGGTTCGTCAGGGAAACAAAATAATGGACATGTAAGGATTCTGAATCATTTTGAGGATGGTGATGAGGAAGGGGTTTTGGAGAATGGATTTGATGTTAATAGGAACCAAGATAGATGGGGTAAATCATTAGGAAAAGAGCAGCAAGAACACAATTCTCGAATGGGAGGGTCCAAATTCTCCGTGAGAAGGTCTGAGAGACGTGAGGTGGAGGAATTTTGGAGAAAGCCATCAGCTGATATGGAAGGTGTGAGATTTTCCAATTTGAACTATCCTGATGAAGGAACTTCAAATGGCTATTCCAGTTCTTCTTACAAGTATGGGGAACAATGGAGGGATTATAAAGACATGGATGGAGTGAGCAAGGTTCAGCACCTTGAGCAAGATAGAGCTGATCTTCTAAGGAAGCTGGAAGAGTTATCCATGCATCTGAACAAGTCTTCTGAAATGGTTAATAAACCTAAAGAAAAGGTTCTTCCGGATGGAAAGGTGGTTCCTCCAGGTCCTTACAATGGCCCTGATGCTTGGTTTCGAGATGGACCGTCAGGGTTGAACAGGACCTCAAGGCAATTCATTGACCCTAATAAACATATGGCAAATTCCCCTGATTTCAATTACTATCATGATCCATATGCTTATAATACAAATGGTCATGAAAGAGCCATGTTTGACTTCCATCCTTCAATCCCTAACCCAAGTTTTATTCCTGGATATGGGGATCCTTTCATGTCGCCAATGATGAGAGGTCCGCATCCGTTACCACATCAGTTCCGGCAACAGCCAATTCATCCCTACTTTCCCGGCCATTATGCTGATGGTCCAGATTCATATGGACCATATGCACATCGTGCTATGCCTCACCCGCATTCTTGCTCTTGTTTTCATTGCTATGAAAACAAAAGAAGAGGTTCAGTGCCAGCACCACCTGCTGGAGTCATTAACAGCAGATTCGCTCGTGGCACGAATGATCCTATGGTATACCATCATGAGATCCCGGGGGCTGTTGGTCCACAGATTCATAATTCTAGAACTTCCATTCCTGCAGTTGGTTTTCAAGAAAAGCAATTGCATACAAGACGGCCTGGCGACTTCAATTCTGAGATGGGTGGATTTGTCCGAAACTCTCCTAGAAAAGTAATGCCAGCTAGTAGGCGGCCTTGCCATCCTATAGCTGGTGGTTCTCCTTTCATCACATGTTATAACTGTTTTGAGCTACTGCAACTGCCTAAAAAAGCACTGGTTATGGGGAAAAATCATCAGCAGAAAGTGAAATGTGGGGCTTGTTCAACAGAAATTAATTTTTCTGTCATCAATAAGAAGCTAGTTGTTTCTTTTCATCCAGAAATGGAGGAAACTGCCACAAGGATTGATGATAGCTCTATTGAGGTTGTGAATAGTTGTGTGTCACATTCACATGGTCATGTAAACGCGAGTGGTGTTAACTTCTCATCTGATGATTATTCTGGTTATGATTTTCATTCAGTAGATAGAGAATCTCCTGTGCTGGCTGCAGATCCAAGCTTGAGCTCTAGCAAGTCCCAGGAGATGCAAAAATTCCATTCTTCATCTCACAGTACCTCTGAAGATGTAAATAGTCCAGAAGTTTTGATTGCACCAGGCGAAGTCACTAAGTCCGTTCATCAGCCAATTGAAGCCTCTCTGTCGCCTTCACCCCCCGGCTCACCTCTTCAAGAGAATGTTGATTGTTCTAGTAATATTTACCATGCAGTGAATCGGTTTGGAAAAGGCAACAGAAGTAGTCGCTTAGATCAAGAGAaggcaaaaatagaaaagaataCCTCAAGGCAGAATTCTTTGAAACAGGTAGTGCTTGCAAGTGAGATGGATGTCCATGATTATTCTAACATCGGAGTCTCACAGGTTTCTCGTGATGCAAGCCAAGAACATGACCATAACAAAGGAGGTGAATCGTTTTTTGCAAACATTATCAAGAAAGGCTTCTGGGATTTCTCCCAATCTAACAAAATAGATGATCCTGAAAAATGTAATGTTACTGTGAATGGACGACCCATATCAGATCATGCGATTaagaaagctgaaaagctagctgggCCAATCCAGCCAGGAAATTACTG GTATGATTTTCGGGCTGGATTTTGGGGTGTCATGGGTGAACCGTGTCTTGGAATAATTCCA TCACACATAGAAGAGTTCAATTATCCCATGCCAGATAAATGTGCTGCTGGAAATACTGGCGTTTTTGTGAATGGTAGGGAACTTCATAAAAAAGATTTAGATTTGCTTTCTCGTAGAGGACTTCCTAATAATAGAGATAGATCTTATATCATTGAAATTTCTGGGAGAGTCCTGGATGAAGACACAGGGGAAGAGCTTGACAGCCTTGGTAAACTTGCACCAAC